In the genome of bacterium, one region contains:
- the folD gene encoding bifunctional methylenetetrahydrofolate dehydrogenase/methenyltetrahydrofolate cyclohydrolase FolD encodes MTAKLIDGRAIAAGIRAEIRDAVAERRAAGQRPPGLAVAIVGENPASQSYVRMKRKACEEVGFLSEVHALPVETSQAELLALVQELNSRDEIDGILVQLPLPPQIDESLIINAIDPEKDVDGFHPINVGRLVIGERAFVPCTPLGIQELLIRSDVETRGKFAVVVGRSNIVGKPIANLLTLRGRGGDATVCVCHSATPDLDAVTRQADILIAAMGRPQAIKADMIKPGAVVIDVGINRVPDASRERGYRIVGDVDFEPACEVASQITPVPRGVGPMTIAMLLRNTLDAAQRRE; translated from the coding sequence ATGACCGCCAAGCTGATCGACGGACGCGCTATTGCCGCCGGCATTCGAGCTGAAATCCGCGACGCCGTGGCCGAGCGACGCGCCGCTGGGCAACGTCCGCCGGGCCTGGCCGTGGCCATCGTCGGCGAGAACCCCGCCTCTCAATCCTACGTCCGCATGAAACGGAAGGCCTGCGAAGAGGTCGGCTTTCTGTCCGAGGTTCACGCCCTGCCCGTCGAGACCTCGCAGGCGGAACTGCTGGCGCTTGTCCAGGAACTCAATTCACGCGACGAGATCGACGGCATTCTTGTTCAACTGCCTCTCCCGCCACAGATCGACGAAAGCCTGATCATCAACGCCATCGATCCGGAGAAGGACGTCGACGGGTTTCATCCGATCAATGTCGGCCGTCTTGTGATCGGCGAACGCGCCTTCGTGCCTTGCACACCGCTGGGTATTCAGGAGTTGCTGATTCGCTCCGACGTCGAAACCCGTGGGAAGTTCGCCGTTGTCGTTGGCCGCAGCAATATCGTCGGGAAACCGATCGCGAACCTGCTGACCTTACGGGGACGCGGCGGAGACGCGACCGTCTGCGTTTGCCACAGCGCCACGCCGGATCTCGACGCCGTTACACGCCAGGCGGACATTCTGATCGCCGCGATGGGGCGTCCCCAAGCCATCAAGGCCGACATGATCAAGCCCGGCGCCGTCGTGATCGACGTTGGAATCAACCGCGTGCCGGACGCTTCGCGCGAGCGCGGTTACCGCATCGTGGGCGATGTCGATTTCGAGCCCGCCTGCGAGGTGGCCTCTCAGATTACGCCTGTTCCCCGCGGCGTCGGCCCAATGACCATCGCGATGTTGCTGCGTAACACGCTGGACGCCGCCCAGCGCCGCGAGTAA
- a CDS encoding FtsX-like permease family protein produces the protein MSLRAWLYLIRRETAAQPGRAVLLVLCAALSCAIGGLALAALFYLRSEVRPQIESLFPEERLVVRRPDVDVSILKLQFGKITDEIVAQIEAIPEVERVSPQMPAQFPIMAEMTIGRLDASYASDVVLHGVPAELIQDELPRDADFSWDPESGDPVPVAVSAYFLDLYNLGLAEGVGLPKLSPNAARNREFTLMLGESTLGFSKGESPKFVRAKIVGLTKNPLLVGLVAPIDVVRRWNAEFNPGQPASYAILHVDVRRPEDALAVRDRLMAMGLRVDWAAEDLQRFQRMITTAELVLFAVAAVILALTSVGIFSTVAMSTRERRAAWGLHRATGLGPWSLLGLVLAEGAILGVLSAVIGGAMAWGVAAALQSAAGEYLANLSFIPGQPFALGVETYAAILILALGLILVPTLLFALPACRAEPTRLLERRSL, from the coding sequence TTGTCCCTTCGCGCATGGCTTTACCTCATCCGCCGCGAGACCGCCGCCCAGCCCGGGCGAGCGGTGCTGCTGGTACTCTGCGCAGCGCTCAGTTGCGCGATCGGCGGCCTGGCACTGGCGGCGTTGTTCTATCTGCGCTCCGAAGTCCGTCCCCAGATTGAGAGCCTTTTCCCCGAAGAGCGCCTGGTCGTGCGCCGACCCGATGTCGACGTTTCGATCCTGAAGCTCCAGTTTGGCAAGATCACCGACGAAATCGTCGCCCAGATCGAAGCGATCCCCGAGGTCGAACGCGTCTCGCCCCAAATGCCCGCGCAGTTCCCGATTATGGCGGAGATGACCATCGGGCGGCTCGATGCGTCCTACGCCAGCGACGTGGTGCTTCACGGCGTGCCGGCGGAGCTGATCCAGGATGAACTGCCCCGCGATGCCGATTTCTCCTGGGATCCGGAGAGTGGCGACCCGGTCCCTGTGGCCGTGTCCGCCTACTTCCTCGACCTCTACAACCTGGGCCTGGCGGAAGGCGTCGGACTTCCGAAGCTCAGTCCAAATGCCGCCCGGAACCGCGAGTTCACGCTAATGCTCGGCGAATCGACTCTCGGCTTCTCGAAGGGCGAGTCGCCCAAGTTCGTTCGAGCGAAGATCGTGGGGCTGACCAAGAACCCGCTGCTCGTCGGCCTCGTGGCGCCGATCGATGTCGTGAGGCGCTGGAATGCCGAGTTCAACCCCGGCCAGCCTGCCAGCTACGCGATTTTGCACGTCGACGTGCGCCGGCCTGAGGATGCCCTGGCCGTTCGCGATCGATTGATGGCAATGGGGTTGCGTGTCGATTGGGCCGCGGAGGACCTGCAGCGATTCCAGCGCATGATCACAACCGCGGAACTCGTTCTTTTCGCCGTTGCTGCGGTGATTCTGGCCCTGACCAGCGTTGGAATCTTCTCGACGGTCGCGATGTCGACGCGAGAGCGCCGAGCTGCCTGGGGCCTCCATCGCGCGACAGGGCTCGGGCCGTGGTCATTGCTCGGGCTGGTGCTGGCCGAGGGCGCGATCCTCGGCGTTCTGTCCGCTGTGATCGGTGGGGCAATGGCCTGGGGCGTGGCGGCCGCGCTGCAATCGGCGGCGGGGGAGTACCTCGCCAACCTCTCTTTCATCCCTGGCCAGCCCTTCGCCCTCGGTGTGGAAACCTACGCGGCGATCCTCATTCTGGCGCTGGGGCTGATCCTTGTACCGACGCTCCTCTTCGCCCTGCCTGCGTGCCGGGCCGAACCGACGCGGCTACTCGAGCGGCGGAGTTTGTAG
- a CDS encoding YfbM family protein, whose amino-acid sequence MSAYLLQRVSTNVHRRLMEDDEFDETMLPPIEWENAESGEGNALDLGEWNEALHFLLSDTVGEDQPILDFLLVGYLDDEDLAGEDEEALTEWFEELAACPIVSTLGAVEVERIHHALEKVAPEIIQERYDPAELEESGVPPGGWGEDSSEDLAILLDCFLALKKFLNMAVESKAALLGMLFLED is encoded by the coding sequence ATGAGCGCTTACCTGCTGCAACGCGTTAGCACGAACGTTCATCGCCGCCTGATGGAAGACGACGAATTCGACGAGACAATGCTGCCCCCAATCGAATGGGAGAACGCCGAATCCGGCGAAGGTAATGCGCTCGACCTCGGCGAATGGAACGAGGCGCTGCATTTTCTGCTGAGCGATACAGTCGGCGAGGACCAGCCGATCCTGGATTTCCTTCTCGTCGGGTACCTCGATGATGAAGACTTGGCCGGCGAAGATGAGGAGGCCCTCACCGAGTGGTTCGAGGAATTGGCCGCTTGCCCGATCGTTTCGACGCTGGGCGCAGTGGAAGTCGAACGGATCCATCATGCACTGGAGAAGGTCGCTCCGGAGATCATCCAGGAACGATACGATCCGGCTGAACTGGAGGAATCCGGCGTGCCGCCCGGCGGATGGGGAGAAGATTCAAGCGAGGATCTGGCGATCCTGCTGGATTGCTTTCTCGCGCTGAAGAAGTTCCTGAACATGGCCGTCGAATCGAAAGCGGCCTTGCTCGGCATGCTGTTCCTTGAAGACTGA
- the dapA gene encoding 4-hydroxy-tetrahydrodipicolinate synthase, protein MLSATQIRGCYPAIITPMIEESGRVVVDVDKYHELIAHFIDAGVTGIVIAGTTGQSATLTHNEQIELVSEGALYARGYAAGKGREVQIIASAGSNATHEAVEMSRAILAEGRVDALLHVSGYYNNPPQEGLLRHFRIMADLAGENDASIILYNVPSRTKSNIEADTTIELAQHPAIVAIKEASGDLNQVGRILDETDRENFTVVSGEDHMVYDIMKLGGTGVISASANVWPQEFQVLTELCAAGEWEKAEELQKALQPCVDACFCVKNPIALHHMLDSEVRLPLVKVGDLREPGRSKAIATIDKALAITEFPHVGKHVGPLA, encoded by the coding sequence ATGTTATCTGCTACGCAAATCAGAGGATGCTACCCCGCCATCATTACGCCGATGATCGAAGAAAGCGGTCGTGTCGTCGTCGACGTTGATAAGTACCACGAGCTGATTGCCCACTTCATCGATGCCGGCGTGACCGGTATCGTGATCGCCGGCACCACCGGGCAGAGCGCCACGCTCACCCACAACGAACAGATTGAACTGGTCAGCGAAGGCGCCCTGTACGCCCGCGGATATGCGGCCGGCAAGGGCCGCGAGGTCCAGATCATCGCCTCCGCCGGCTCCAACGCGACGCACGAAGCCGTCGAGATGAGCCGCGCGATCCTGGCCGAAGGCCGAGTGGACGCGCTGCTTCACGTGAGCGGCTATTACAACAACCCGCCCCAGGAAGGCCTGCTGCGTCACTTCCGTATCATGGCCGATCTGGCCGGGGAAAACGATGCATCGATCATTCTCTACAATGTCCCGAGCCGGACGAAGTCGAACATCGAGGCTGACACGACGATCGAGCTTGCACAGCACCCGGCCATCGTCGCGATCAAGGAAGCCAGTGGCGACCTGAACCAGGTCGGTCGGATTCTGGATGAAACCGATCGCGAGAACTTCACCGTCGTCAGCGGCGAAGACCACATGGTGTACGACATCATGAAGCTTGGCGGAACCGGAGTCATCTCCGCCAGCGCCAACGTCTGGCCGCAAGAGTTCCAGGTACTGACCGAACTGTGCGCCGCCGGCGAGTGGGAGAAGGCCGAGGAACTGCAGAAGGCCCTTCAGCCCTGCGTCGACGCGTGCTTCTGCGTGAAGAATCCGATCGCGCTGCACCACATGCTGGACAGCGAAGTCCGCCTGCCGCTCGTCAAGGTCGGCGACCTGCGCGAGCCCGGGCGCTCCAAGGCCATCGCGACCATCGACAAGGCCCTGGCTATTACCGAGTTCCCGCACGTTGGCAAGCACGTCGGCCCTCTGGCGTAG
- a CDS encoding B12-binding domain-containing radical SAM protein: protein MSRKPRRAYTTEETLRALLAAEDGACPKPFGSVWPIAMCYANTYHVGMSSLGFQTLVRRLNARPDAAAERVFWNETHPDLLGAGGRRPHLSSDGDAAGSWPTHPPLSVENQRPLGDFPVVAFSVAFEMDYLHVVDILERSGLSPWASRRGPKDPLIIVGGAAVTMNRLPLYDFVDVIVHGDGEEAMDAVVEALNAHGSKKSALRDALSRIPGFEVTEPSDRSELSALPKATRISHADRLLGFPTHSGILTPHTEFANRALIEISRGCPYKCEFCILGYMPYKYHHRSAEEIERQARLFQGRTDRIGLVASAVGVHKEIEEICDRLLRLGMNISFSSLRVEDVKPRMIDALLQSGQNTLTIAPEAGNERLRIRMRKRLTDEKIRQFTHDTVSRGMRNLKLYYMIGLNGETDDDVRSIASFTRELHHVQVDASRSHGRLGHLALNVGVFVPKPGTPQRAGGFVGVREARRRMKLLQRELKSIPNLKVHFSNPHLAAAQAILSCGDRRASEYLYWAWQNARGNWPMANREFAHLLEEVSGPTSVDNWGNMSAKELIGHVL, encoded by the coding sequence ATGTCCCGCAAGCCCCGCAGAGCCTACACCACCGAAGAGACACTGCGTGCCTTGCTCGCGGCGGAAGACGGCGCGTGCCCGAAGCCATTTGGCTCGGTGTGGCCGATCGCGATGTGTTACGCGAATACGTACCATGTGGGAATGTCGTCGCTTGGCTTTCAGACGCTCGTGCGCCGATTGAACGCGCGGCCAGACGCAGCGGCAGAGCGCGTGTTCTGGAACGAGACGCATCCGGATCTGCTCGGCGCAGGCGGACGGCGACCGCACTTGAGTTCGGATGGCGACGCGGCGGGGAGTTGGCCAACGCATCCTCCTCTGAGCGTTGAGAACCAGCGTCCCCTGGGTGACTTCCCGGTCGTGGCCTTCTCCGTGGCGTTCGAGATGGATTACTTGCATGTGGTGGATATACTGGAGCGGTCGGGCCTTTCCCCGTGGGCGTCTCGGCGCGGACCGAAGGACCCATTGATCATCGTCGGAGGCGCGGCCGTGACGATGAACCGCCTTCCGCTGTACGACTTCGTCGACGTGATCGTCCATGGCGACGGCGAAGAGGCGATGGATGCGGTCGTGGAAGCGCTGAATGCGCACGGCTCGAAGAAGTCAGCGTTGCGAGATGCGCTGTCACGAATTCCGGGCTTCGAAGTCACAGAACCTTCCGATCGCTCCGAACTGTCTGCTCTGCCGAAGGCGACGCGCATCTCCCACGCCGATCGCCTGTTGGGATTCCCCACGCACTCGGGTATCCTGACACCGCACACGGAGTTCGCCAACCGCGCGCTGATCGAGATCAGTCGAGGCTGCCCCTACAAGTGTGAGTTCTGCATTCTTGGCTACATGCCGTACAAATACCACCATCGCTCCGCAGAAGAAATCGAGCGCCAGGCTCGCCTCTTCCAAGGTCGAACGGATCGCATCGGACTGGTCGCCTCGGCAGTCGGTGTGCACAAAGAGATCGAAGAGATTTGCGATCGACTTCTTCGGCTCGGGATGAACATCTCCTTCTCATCGTTACGCGTCGAAGATGTGAAGCCGCGCATGATCGATGCGTTGCTGCAGTCGGGACAGAACACGCTGACCATCGCGCCCGAAGCCGGCAACGAACGCCTGCGCATTCGCATGCGAAAGCGCCTGACCGATGAAAAGATTCGTCAGTTCACGCACGACACCGTCTCGCGCGGCATGCGAAACCTGAAGCTGTACTACATGATCGGACTGAACGGCGAGACGGACGACGACGTGCGCTCGATCGCGTCCTTCACACGGGAGCTTCACCATGTTCAAGTCGACGCGTCGCGCTCGCACGGTCGGCTCGGTCATCTCGCGCTAAATGTCGGCGTGTTCGTGCCAAAGCCCGGAACGCCACAACGCGCCGGTGGCTTTGTCGGCGTGCGCGAGGCGCGCCGGCGAATGAAGCTGCTGCAACGAGAGCTGAAATCGATTCCTAACCTGAAGGTACATTTCTCGAATCCGCACCTTGCAGCGGCGCAGGCCATCCTCTCCTGTGGCGATCGGCGTGCGTCGGAGTACCTGTATTGGGCCTGGCAGAACGCGCGCGGTAACTGGCCGATGGCGAATCGGGAGTTTGCCCATCTGCTCGAGGAAGTCTCCGGACCGACCAGCGTCGACAACTGGGGCAACATGTCAGCGAAAGAGCTGATCGGGCACGTGTTGTAG